GCGGACCCGGCCGGAGCTGGGCAGGCGGTCGGGCCTCGGGCGGACCGTCATCAGCCAGCGCGTCGGTCACCTGATGCGCGCCGGGCTGCTGGAGGACGGCGAGCTGGGGCCCTCCAGCGGCGGGCGCGCGCCGCGGGAGCTGCGGTTCTGCTCCGGCGCCGGGGTGATCCTCACCGCCGAGCTGGGCGCGACCAGCATCAGCGCCGGCCTCACCGACCTCGCCGGGAACCTGCTCGCGCAACGCACCGAGGCCTCCGACGTCGCCCGCGGTCCGGAACCCGTGCTCGCCCAGGTCGGCGCCCTCTTCGACGACCTGCTGGCCACCCGGCCGGACGCCCAGGTGTGGGGGGTGGGCATCGGGCTGCCGGGGCCGGTCGAGTTCGCCACCGGGCGACCCAGCGCCCCGCCGATCATGCCGGGCTGGGACGGCTACCCGGTGCGCGACCACTTCGCCCGGCGGCACAACGCGCCGGTGTGGGTGGACAACGAGGTGAACGCGATGACGCTCGGCGAGTTCCGGGCGGGCGCGGCGGCCGGGGCGCGCGACTACCTCTACGTCAAGATCGGCACCGGGATCGGCGCCGGGCTCATCTCCGGCGGCCACCTGCACCGCGGCAGCCAGGGATGCGCCGGCGACATCGGGCACACGGCGGCGCGCGCCGACACCTCCGTCGTGTGCCGGTGCGGCAACATCGGATGCCTGGAAGCGCTCGCCGGTGGCGCCGCGCTGGCCAGGGACGGCGAGGCCGCGGCGAAGGACGGCGGCAGCCCCATCCTGGCCGAGCGCCTCGCGGAGAACGGCGTGGTCACCGCGGAGGACGTGGCGTGGGCGGCGCAGAACGGCGACCGCGCGGCGCTGGAGCTGATCCAGCGCGCGGGACGGCTGATCGGCGACCAGCTGGCGATGCTGGTGAGCTTCTTCAACCCCTCGCTGCTGCTGATCGGCGGTGGTGTGGCCGGCGCGGGCGACCACCTGCTGGCCACGATCCGCGAGGTGATCTACGGGCGGTCCCTGCCGCTGGCGACGCGGGACCTGCGGATCGTGCGCTCGTCGCTGGGCGACCAGGCCGGGGTGGTGGGCGCCGCGTTCATGGTGCTGGACGAGCTGTTCACCCGCGACCGCTTGGCGAAGTGGATCGACGCGGGCACGCCGGCGGGGCTGCCGGACCTGACGGCCGCCTGACCGTCGCGGTCGTGAGCCCGCCGGAGGCGGCGGCGGGCCGGCGGAGCGGGTCTGGTGGCGGGCGGTGCTGCGTGAGTGGCGTGCCGGAGGCTGGTGCGCCTGCCGGACCGCGGGGCGGGTTGCGGGTGTGGCAGATGGTGGTCCGCTGGGGCGGGTGGGCTGCGGCGCGCGGGTGGCTGCGCCGGCCTGGCCGCGCGCGGGGTTGCCAGGCGGCGCTGGTGATCATTCTGCGCGAGCGGCAATGGACCGAGCGCCCCGCCAACGGCAACGGGCCGGTCCCCCGTGGGGAACCGGCCCGTTGAACAGTCGCGCGAAGGTCAGATGATGCTGACGCGGCTCGCCTGCGGGCCCTTGGCGCCCTGCGTGATCTCGAAGGTCACCTGCTGGTTCTCTTCAAGGCTGCGGAAGCCGTTGCCGTCGATCTCCGAGTAGTGGACGAAGACGTCCGGTCCGCTCTCCTGCGCGATGAAGCCGAAGCCCTTTTCGGCGTTGAACCATTTGACGGTGCCCTGTGCCATGTGTTTCTCCTTGATATTTTCTCTAACAATCAGAGCGCGGAGGCCGCGCTCTTCGTGGTCAGCCCGAGCATGGCGAGCAGCTCGCGGCAGTCGTGGACGTCCAGCGCGTGGTCGGCGACCGTGCGCGCGGCGCGGTGGTTGGCGATCGCCTCGTCCTGCGCCATCCGGGCCCGTGCCTCGGCGATCGGGCCGGTCTCGGGTTGCTGTTCGGAAGCGTGGCGAGCCCAGGTCATGACGATCCCTTCGACGGTGCGGACGACTTCACGGCCAGCCGGGCCAGCCGTTGCTCGGTGGGCCAGCGCACCTGCCAGGCCCAGCCGAGACGTTCGAATGCCCAGATGACCCGGGCGGACACGTCGATCTGCCCGCGGCGCACGCCGTGGCGGGCGCAGGTCGGGTCGGCGTGGTGGGAGTTGTGCCACGACTCGCCCATCGACAGGATCGCCAGCGGCCAGAAGTTGGCCGAGCGGTCGCGACTGGCGAACGGGCGGTCGCCGATCATGTGGCAGATCGAGTTCACCGACCACGTGACGTGATGCTGGAACGCCACCCGCGCGAGCCCGGCCCACAGGAACCCGGTGAGCGCGCCCCACCAGGACATCGTGGCGAGCCCGCCGATCAACGCAGGCAGCAGCACCGACAGCGAGACCCACAGCGGGAAAAGCCGGTCCACCGCACGGATGTCGGGGTCCGCGGCCAGATCCGGCGCGAACCGGTCCACATTGGTCCGGTCGCGGCCGAACAGCCAGCCCATGTGCGCGTGCCAGAAACCCTTGGCCAGCGCGGCAGGCGAGGTGCCGAACAGCCACGGCGAGTGCGGATCGCCCGCACGGTCGGAAAACGCGTGGTGGCGGCGGTGGTCGGCGACCCAGCCGATCACCGGTCCCTGCGCGGCCATGCTGCCCGCGATCGCCAGTGCGATCCGGAGTGGACGGTTCGCGCGGAACGCGCCGTGCGTGAAGTACCGGTGGTAGCCGATCGTGATGCCCAAAGTGGACACCGTGTAGAACGCGGCGGCGACGGCGAGGTCGAGCCAGCTCAGTCCCCAGCCCCAGAGCAGGGGAACGGCCGCGATCAGCGCGGCGAACGGGATGATCAGGAACGCCCGGATGACCACCATCTCGGTCATCGACGCTTGTTCCGACAGCAGGGGCTTTGGGCTCTTCCGGTCCGGGACGACGGAAGTGGGAGAGGTCAAAAAGGAAACTTCTCTCGTGGAGGATCAACCACGAAGGGCCAACCGAAGGGAACGAAACCGGCCCGGTTGCCAGCCTGCGAAAAACTCCCGACGAGAACGACCTTACCCCATCGGATCCGGTACGTCACGATTCCCGGGTGGGAAGCTGTTTTTCATGATCATCGTCGGCGTGGTCGCGCTGGTGGCCTGGCTGTGGCTGGCCGCCACCCGGTTCTGGCGCACTGACCAGCGGTTACCGCCCCGGCGGACGCCCGCCACGTGGCCCTCCGTGGCGGTCGTCGTGCCCGCCCGCGACGAGGCCGGGATCCTGCCGGAAACGCTGCCCGCGCTGCTCGCCCAGCGCTACCCCGGGCCGCTGCGGCTGATCCTCGTCGACGACGGCAGCGGCGACGGCACCGCCGACGTCGCACGCGGCCTGGGCGGCTGCCGCCTCACCGTCACCGCGCCGGGTGACCGGCCGCCCGGCTGGACCGGCAAGCTGTGGGCGCTCGCCCACGGCGTCGAGCAGGCGGGCGAGCCGGACTTCCTGCTGTTCACCGACGCCGACATCGCGCACGGCCCGGACTCGGTCACCGCGCTGGTCGAGGCCGCGGGGGAGCGCGATCTCGTGTCCCAGATGGCGCGCCTGCGCACCCGCACCGGCTGGGAGCGGCTGGTCGTTCCCGCTTTCGTGTACTTCTTCGCGATGCTCTACCCGTTCCGCCGGGTGAACGGTCCCGGCCGCACGGCCGCGGCGGCCGGCGGGTGCTGCCTCGTCCGGCGTGCCGCGCTGGAGCGGGCCGGGGGAGTGGCCGCCATCCGGGACGCGGTGATCGACGACGTCGCCCTCGGCAGGCTGCTCAAACGCGCCGGGGGCCGGATCTGGCTCGGCCTGGCCGGCGACGTGCGCAGCGTCCGGCCGTACCCGTCCCTGCGCTCGCTGTGGGACATGGTCGCGCGCAGCGCCTACACCCAGCTGCGGCACTCCCCGGCGCTGCTCGCCGGCACCGTGCTCGGCCTCGCGCTGGTGTTCCTCGCGCCCCCGGTCCTGACCCTCGCCGGCGCCGGCCCCGCACGTCTCCCCGCCCTCGCCGCGTGGCTGCTGATGACCCTCACCTACGTCCCGATGCTGCGCTACTACCGGCAGCCGTGGCCCGCGGCGCTGCTGCTGCCCGTCACGGCAACGCTGTACCTGCTGATGACCGTCGACTCGGCCGTGCGGCACCGGCGCGGGCACGGCGCGGCCTGGAAGGGCCGCAGTTACGGGTGATCGCGGGTACGGTCTGAAGCGGTTACCGGAACGAGGAGACACACCATGGCCGACCAGGACATCATCGCCAACATCGACAAGCTGATCGCGGAGGAGCACGAGCTGCGGTCGCGTTCGGTCGGCGACGGCCTGAGCGACGACGACCGCACCCGCATGCGCCGGGTCGAGGAGCAGCTGGACCAGTGCTGGGACCTGCTCCGCCAGCGCCGGGCCGCGCGCGAGTTCGGGGAGAACCCGGACCAGGCGCAGGCCCGCCCTGTCAGCGAGGTCGAGTCCTACCGCCAGTGATGGAATACCCGCCCTGCCCAGGCTGTTGTGCCGACTAGTTGAACGCACAACTACCTGAGCAGGGTGAGGTCCATGTCCCGCACACTCGTGGTCGTCTCGGCCGGCCTGAGCAGCCCTTCCTCGACGCGGCTGCTGGGTGACCGCCTGGCGCAGGCCGCCGCACGCGAGACCGGCGCCGCGATCGAGGTCGTCGAGCTGCGCGACCTCGCCACCGACATCGCGAACAACCTGGTCACCGGCTTCCCGAGCCCGAAGCTGGGGGACGCCGTCGAGACCGTGACCCGCGCCGACGGGCTGATCGTGGTGACGCCGATCTTCAACGCCTCCTACAGCGGCCTGTTCAAGTCGTTCTTCGACGTGATCGAGGCCGGCTCGCTGCAGGGCAAGCCGGTCCTCATCGCCGCGACCGCGGGCACCGCACGGCACTCGCTCGCGCTGGAGTTCGCGCTGCGGCCGCTGTTCGCCTACCTGCGCGCCGACGTCATGCCGACCGCCGTGTTCGCCGCGTCCGAGGACTGGGGCGCCTCCGACGGGCCGGACGGCGACCTGACCGCGCGCATCGAGCGCGCCGCCGGTGAGCTGGCCGCCGCGGTGAGCGGGCGGCCCGCCGCGCCTGCCGTGGCCGATGAGGACGAGTTCGTCCCCTTCGACCAGCAGCTGGCGCGCCTGGGCATCACGTCATCGCGTTGACGCCGGTCAGGTCCCGCCCGATGATCAGCTTCTGCACCTGGCTGGTGCCTTCGTAGAGGGTGAGCACGCGGGCGTCGCGGACGTACTTGCCGACCGGGTACTCGTCGATGAACCCGTACCCGCCGAACACCTGCAGGCAGTTGTTCGTCACGCGCACCGCGGTCTCGCTCGCGTGGTACTTCGCGGCCGAGGCGTCCGTGGCGTACTCCTTCGGCTTCATCCCGGCGTCGGCCATGCGGGCGACCTGGTGGGTGAGCAGCCGCGAGGCCTGCACGTCCACCGCGGCGTCCGCGAGCAGCTCCTGGACCAGCTGGAACGAGGCGATCGGCTTGCCGAACTGCTCCCGCTCGGTGGCGTAGCGGGTGGCGGCGTCCAGGGCGGCCTGCGCCACGCCGACCGCGCCCGCGGCCACCGAGATCCGGCCGCGCGACAGCGTGCCGAGCGCGATGCCGAGGCCCTTGTCGACCTCGCCCAGCCGCGCCGAATCGGGCACGCGCACGTTGTCGAAGGTCAGCTCGGCGGTCGCCTGGCCGCGCAGGCCGAGCTTGCCCTTGATCTCCGTCGCCGTGAAGCCGGGGGAGTCGGTGGGCACCAGGAACGCGGTGATGCCGCGGTCGCTGGTGCGCGCGAAGGTCAGCGCGACCTTCGCCCACGTGCCGTTGGTGATGAACATCTTGCTGCCGTTGATCACCCAGTCGCCGCCGTCGCGCTTGGCGCGGGTGCTCAGCGACCCGGCGTCGGAGCCGGTGCCAGGTTCGGTGAGGCCGAAGCAGCCCAGCGCCTCACCGCTGATCAGCCGCGGCAGCCACTCCTGCTTCTGCTCGTCGGTGCCGTGCGCGGCGATCGTCTTCGACACCAGGCCGAGCGACACCGACACGATCCCGCGCACCGCGGAGTCGCCACGGCCCAGCTCCTCGGTGACCAGGACGTAGGACAGCATGTCGGCGTCCACCCCGCCGTACCGCTCGTCCAGCGTCAGGCCGAGGAACCCCAGCTCACCGAGCCGCCGCACCACGGACTGGTCGACGTGCTCGGCGCGGTCCCACTCCCGGGCGTTGGGCGCGATCTCGGCGTCCACGAACTCCGCCGCCATCCGGCGGAAGTCGCGCTGGGTCTCGGTGAGACCGAAATCCCGTGCCAGCATTGGCTTTCTCCTCCTCAGACGTCTTCGGGCGCGGTGCCCGCGGCGGTCAGCGGCAGGCCGAGCTGCGCGCGTTCGGCCAGCCACCGCGTCGGGCGGTAGCGCGGGTCGCCGGTGGCCTCGTGCAGCGCGCGCTGCAGCGTGAGCAGCCGGGCCGGGCCGACCTCGTCGCCCCAGACCAGCGGGCCGCGCGGGTAGCCGAGCCCGAGCCGCACGCCCAGGTCGATGTCGGCGGGCGCGGCGATGCCCTGCTCGGCGATCGAGGCGGCGACCGAGACGATCGACGACACCAGCCGCTGCGCCACACCGCCTTCGACGTCCCGCACCACCGAGACCGCCTTGTCGCCGCGGGCCAGCACCGCGCGCGCGTCGCGGGCCGCGGCCGGGTCGGCGGCCGGGGTGATCGCCAGGACGCGGCGCGCGGTCCGGATCGACAGCGGGTCGACGCCGAAGGTCCGCTCCGGCGGCAGTCCCTGCGCGGCGATCGCGGTCGCCACCGTGGTGCCCCACGTGGTGACGAGCGCGACCGCGTCGCCGGTGAGCGTGTCGGCGACCTTCGCGCCGGCTTCGGTCAGCGCGGCGCGCAGCTCGTCGTCGTCCGTCCACACCGGACGATCCGCGTCGCCGGTGACGGGCTTCTCGGCGGGCTTTTCCGCGCCCTCGGTGTAGTCGAACCAGCCCTGCTTGGTCTTGCGGCCGTGCAGGCCCGCGGCGACCCGGTTCGGGGTCAGGAAGGACGCCCGCAGGCGGTCGGAGTAGCGGAACCCGGCCCAGATCGACTCGATCACGGTCGCCGTGACGTCCAGCCCGGTGAGGTCCATCAGCTCGAACGGGCCCATCTTCAGGCCCAGCACGTCACGTGCGATCCGGTCCAGCTCGGCAGGCTCGGCGGCCTGGCGCTCCAGGAGTGCGAGCGCCTCGGTGACGAGCCCGCGGCCGGCGTGGTTGATCAGGAAGCCCGGCGTGTCGGAGACGACGACCGCGCTGTGGCCGGTCTCCCGGACCAGCGCGGACACCGTCTCGACGACGTCCGGCCTGGTGCGTGCGCCGGGGATCACCTCGACGATCTTCATCAGCGGCGCCGGGTTGAAGAAGTGCAGCCCGAC
The window above is part of the Amycolatopsis thermoflava N1165 genome. Proteins encoded here:
- a CDS encoding cold-shock protein yields the protein MAQGTVKWFNAEKGFGFIAQESGPDVFVHYSEIDGNGFRSLEENQQVTFEITQGAKGPQASRVSII
- a CDS encoding DUF2630 family protein, whose product is MADQDIIANIDKLIAEEHELRSRSVGDGLSDDDRTRMRRVEEQLDQCWDLLRQRRAAREFGENPDQAQARPVSEVESYRQ
- a CDS encoding FMN reductase, with the translated sequence MSRTLVVVSAGLSSPSSTRLLGDRLAQAAARETGAAIEVVELRDLATDIANNLVTGFPSPKLGDAVETVTRADGLIVVTPIFNASYSGLFKSFFDVIEAGSLQGKPVLIAATAGTARHSLALEFALRPLFAYLRADVMPTAVFAASEDWGASDGPDGDLTARIERAAGELAAAVSGRPAAPAVADEDEFVPFDQQLARLGITSSR
- a CDS encoding 3-hydroxyacyl-CoA dehydrogenase — protein: MKERTVRIRIVGTGVMGRGIAQWAATAGHTVELADARPESVGDAVEFIRGMLDRAVAKGRSTAEEAAAIGARLVPLDSPAQPGEADLVIEAIREDLDTKAALFTELEQALPATTVFATNTSSLPVTQIAARLSDPSRLVGLHFFNPAPLMKIVEVIPGARTRPDVVETVSALVRETGHSAVVVSDTPGFLINHAGRGLVTEALALLERQAAEPAELDRIARDVLGLKMGPFELMDLTGLDVTATVIESIWAGFRYSDRLRASFLTPNRVAAGLHGRKTKQGWFDYTEGAEKPAEKPVTGDADRPVWTDDDELRAALTEAGAKVADTLTGDAVALVTTWGTTVATAIAAQGLPPERTFGVDPLSIRTARRVLAITPAADPAAARDARAVLARGDKAVSVVRDVEGGVAQRLVSSIVSVAASIAEQGIAAPADIDLGVRLGLGYPRGPLVWGDEVGPARLLTLQRALHEATGDPRYRPTRWLAERAQLGLPLTAAGTAPEDV
- a CDS encoding acyl-CoA dehydrogenase family protein — protein: MLARDFGLTETQRDFRRMAAEFVDAEIAPNAREWDRAEHVDQSVVRRLGELGFLGLTLDERYGGVDADMLSYVLVTEELGRGDSAVRGIVSVSLGLVSKTIAAHGTDEQKQEWLPRLISGEALGCFGLTEPGTGSDAGSLSTRAKRDGGDWVINGSKMFITNGTWAKVALTFARTSDRGITAFLVPTDSPGFTATEIKGKLGLRGQATAELTFDNVRVPDSARLGEVDKGLGIALGTLSRGRISVAAGAVGVAQAALDAATRYATEREQFGKPIASFQLVQELLADAAVDVQASRLLTHQVARMADAGMKPKEYATDASAAKYHASETAVRVTNNCLQVFGGYGFIDEYPVGKYVRDARVLTLYEGTSQVQKLIIGRDLTGVNAMT
- a CDS encoding ROK family protein, which encodes MTATIPSDQLDDLVLVLDLVRSGAARTRPELGRRSGLGRTVISQRVGHLMRAGLLEDGELGPSSGGRAPRELRFCSGAGVILTAELGATSISAGLTDLAGNLLAQRTEASDVARGPEPVLAQVGALFDDLLATRPDAQVWGVGIGLPGPVEFATGRPSAPPIMPGWDGYPVRDHFARRHNAPVWVDNEVNAMTLGEFRAGAAAGARDYLYVKIGTGIGAGLISGGHLHRGSQGCAGDIGHTAARADTSVVCRCGNIGCLEALAGGAALARDGEAAAKDGGSPILAERLAENGVVTAEDVAWAAQNGDRAALELIQRAGRLIGDQLAMLVSFFNPSLLLIGGGVAGAGDHLLATIREVIYGRSLPLATRDLRIVRSSLGDQAGVVGAAFMVLDELFTRDRLAKWIDAGTPAGLPDLTAA
- a CDS encoding acyl-CoA desaturase; translation: MTEMVVIRAFLIIPFAALIAAVPLLWGWGLSWLDLAVAAAFYTVSTLGITIGYHRYFTHGAFRANRPLRIALAIAGSMAAQGPVIGWVADHRRHHAFSDRAGDPHSPWLFGTSPAALAKGFWHAHMGWLFGRDRTNVDRFAPDLAADPDIRAVDRLFPLWVSLSVLLPALIGGLATMSWWGALTGFLWAGLARVAFQHHVTWSVNSICHMIGDRPFASRDRSANFWPLAILSMGESWHNSHHADPTCARHGVRRGQIDVSARVIWAFERLGWAWQVRWPTEQRLARLAVKSSAPSKGSS
- a CDS encoding glycosyltransferase — encoded protein: MIIVGVVALVAWLWLAATRFWRTDQRLPPRRTPATWPSVAVVVPARDEAGILPETLPALLAQRYPGPLRLILVDDGSGDGTADVARGLGGCRLTVTAPGDRPPGWTGKLWALAHGVEQAGEPDFLLFTDADIAHGPDSVTALVEAAGERDLVSQMARLRTRTGWERLVVPAFVYFFAMLYPFRRVNGPGRTAAAAGGCCLVRRAALERAGGVAAIRDAVIDDVALGRLLKRAGGRIWLGLAGDVRSVRPYPSLRSLWDMVARSAYTQLRHSPALLAGTVLGLALVFLAPPVLTLAGAGPARLPALAAWLLMTLTYVPMLRYYRQPWPAALLLPVTATLYLLMTVDSAVRHRRGHGAAWKGRSYG